The Metabacillus schmidteae genome has a segment encoding these proteins:
- a CDS encoding carbohydrate ABC transporter permease has protein sequence MKQGTNLPVTILISLGALLILIPLYMAVSIALKTPQELAQSALSFPVGFHWENFTRAIEATNFFNALKNSAIITIFTLLFTILSNSMVAYAIARNMHRKFFKGLYFYFVSALFIPFPIIMLPIVKQTSALGLNNPAGLILLYVVYGMAMNIFIYVGYIRSIPKELEEAAIVDGCSTWGVFWKVIFPLLTPINATVGILTCLWAWNDFLLPLVILSDSEHATLPLVQYVFQTEFGADYNLAFASYLLALAPMVIVYLFAQRWIIGGVVKGAIK, from the coding sequence ATGAAACAAGGAACAAACTTGCCAGTCACAATCTTAATATCCTTGGGAGCACTTCTTATCCTCATCCCTTTGTATATGGCTGTTTCTATTGCGTTAAAAACACCGCAGGAACTTGCTCAATCAGCACTTTCCTTCCCGGTTGGATTTCATTGGGAAAACTTTACGAGAGCTATTGAAGCGACGAATTTCTTTAATGCACTCAAAAACAGCGCGATCATTACAATTTTCACGCTTCTGTTTACGATTCTATCAAACTCTATGGTTGCTTATGCGATTGCAAGAAATATGCACCGGAAATTTTTTAAAGGCTTGTACTTCTATTTCGTCAGTGCGTTGTTTATTCCGTTTCCGATTATAATGCTTCCTATTGTAAAGCAGACTTCCGCACTAGGGCTAAATAATCCTGCTGGTCTTATCTTGCTGTATGTCGTATATGGAATGGCTATGAATATCTTTATCTATGTTGGATACATTCGTTCCATACCGAAAGAACTTGAAGAAGCGGCGATTGTAGATGGATGTAGTACGTGGGGTGTGTTTTGGAAGGTTATTTTCCCATTGTTAACACCTATTAATGCAACAGTCGGAATCTTAACTTGTCTGTGGGCATGGAATGATTTCTTACTGCCATTAGTCATTTTAAGTGATTCAGAACATGCAACATTACCACTTGTACAATATGTGTTCCAAACGGAATTTGGAGCAGATTATAACCTTGCATTTGCTTCATATTTATTAGCCCTTGCCCCGATGGTCATCGTTTATCTATTTGCACAAAGATGGATTATTGGTGGAGTTGTGAAAGGAGCAATTAAATAA
- a CDS encoding carbohydrate ABC transporter permease yields the protein MMVLPAFLLFATFHTFPALQGIYYSFTNWNGISLDYDFVGFKNYINLFKDTVVKDSYIFTFKFAVFASILVNIFSLLIAVGLNAKIKGRNFFRAIYFLPNVLSVLIVGFIFNFFFTNILPDIGEKYNIEFLTSNILGNADLAWIGILLVFIWQACAFNIILYLSGLQTVPTELYEASSLDGANTWQQFWKITFPIIAPFFTINMVLSMKNSLMVFDHIVAMTGGGPGYETTSISLLIYNGGFSGGEFAYQSANAVIYFILIFVISVFQLKILQKREMDM from the coding sequence ATGATGGTTCTTCCGGCTTTTCTTCTTTTTGCTACTTTTCATACTTTTCCAGCTCTTCAAGGAATCTACTATTCTTTTACCAATTGGAATGGAATTAGTTTAGATTATGACTTTGTAGGATTTAAAAACTATATCAATCTTTTTAAAGATACAGTTGTAAAAGATTCTTATATTTTTACATTTAAATTTGCAGTGTTTGCCTCGATTCTTGTTAATATCTTTAGCCTTTTAATTGCAGTTGGATTAAATGCAAAAATTAAAGGAAGGAATTTTTTTCGGGCAATTTACTTTCTGCCAAATGTTTTAAGTGTTTTAATAGTGGGCTTTATTTTTAATTTCTTTTTTACAAATATTCTTCCGGATATCGGTGAAAAATACAATATTGAATTTCTAACATCGAATATACTTGGAAATGCTGATCTTGCCTGGATTGGAATTTTGCTGGTTTTTATTTGGCAAGCGTGTGCGTTCAATATCATTTTATATTTATCAGGTCTTCAAACTGTTCCAACAGAATTGTATGAAGCATCAAGCCTTGATGGGGCTAATACATGGCAACAATTCTGGAAAATTACCTTCCCGATCATTGCACCGTTCTTCACCATTAACATGGTGTTATCAATGAAAAACTCACTTATGGTATTTGATCACATTGTTGCCATGACAGGAGGAGGTCCGGGATATGAGACAACCTCTATCTCTCTATTAATTTATAATGGAGGATTTAGCGGAGGAGAATTTGCTTATCAATCTGCTAATGCCGTGATCTACTTTATCCTAATCTTTGTTATTTCTGTATTCCAGTTAAAAATACTTCAAAAAAGGGAGATGGATATGTAA
- a CDS encoding ABC transporter substrate-binding protein: MKKTLSLLAVGALSISLLAGCGGGEGSSGGDQVKIEFFHHKREGMQTIDKLIAKFEKENPNIDVEQASPPEPSTVLRTRVSKSDIPDIIGVGGDVTYSDLANAGVFTDVTEDKFLENIQPAYVQMLKDVSGIEEVFAVPYVANAVGVIYNKAIFAELGLEVPKTWDEFISVAEKVKEAGKTPFFHTYKDAWTTLPAFNALAANTQGDDFYSELNKGNILAEERYKEAAEKLLQLSEYGHKNQQGVGYNDGNTAFANGESAMYLQGIWALPEIKKANPDIELGVFPFPATNNTDETKVISGVDLILGVAASSKHPEEAKKFVEFLLKEENAKQYIDEQNAFSAIQGITQDDPTVDDLKASFEKGSLTDFPDHYIPTGVMPEKTLQSLVINKDVDEFLTKLQADWEKVQDRK; the protein is encoded by the coding sequence CGGCGGAGAGGGAAGTTCAGGTGGAGACCAAGTGAAAATTGAGTTTTTCCATCATAAGCGTGAAGGAATGCAAACAATTGATAAGTTAATTGCAAAATTTGAAAAAGAAAATCCAAACATTGATGTTGAACAGGCAAGTCCACCTGAACCATCAACTGTATTGCGTACAAGAGTATCAAAAAGTGATATACCGGATATCATCGGTGTTGGCGGTGATGTAACGTATAGTGATTTAGCAAACGCTGGAGTCTTTACAGATGTTACGGAAGATAAATTTCTTGAAAACATTCAGCCTGCATATGTACAAATGCTGAAAGATGTATCAGGAATTGAAGAAGTTTTCGCCGTTCCGTATGTGGCAAACGCTGTTGGTGTTATATACAATAAAGCCATTTTTGCCGAACTAGGACTGGAAGTTCCAAAAACATGGGATGAATTTATTTCAGTTGCTGAGAAAGTAAAAGAAGCGGGTAAGACACCGTTCTTCCATACGTATAAGGACGCTTGGACTACACTTCCGGCTTTTAATGCCCTTGCAGCTAATACGCAAGGAGATGATTTCTACAGTGAATTAAATAAAGGAAATATTCTTGCTGAGGAACGTTACAAAGAAGCTGCAGAAAAACTATTACAATTATCTGAATATGGTCATAAAAATCAACAAGGTGTAGGCTACAATGACGGAAATACTGCATTTGCCAATGGAGAGTCAGCTATGTATCTTCAAGGAATTTGGGCACTTCCGGAAATCAAGAAAGCAAATCCCGATATTGAATTAGGGGTATTTCCATTCCCTGCTACAAACAACACGGATGAAACCAAAGTCATATCGGGTGTTGATTTAATTCTTGGTGTGGCAGCGTCTTCAAAACATCCTGAAGAGGCGAAGAAATTTGTTGAATTCCTACTGAAAGAGGAAAATGCAAAACAATATATAGATGAACAAAATGCATTCTCGGCTATTCAAGGAATTACTCAAGACGATCCAACAGTTGATGACCTTAAAGCAAGTTTTGAAAAAGGTTCATTGACAGACTTTCCAGATCATTATATTCCAACAGGGGTTATGCCGGAAAAAACACTACAGTCATTGGTAATTAATAAAGACGTTGATGAGTTCCTAACAAAATTACAAGCTGATTGGGAAAAAGTACAAGATAGAAAATAA